The following are from one region of the Buteo buteo unplaced genomic scaffold, bButBut1.hap1.1 HAP1_SCAFFOLD_58, whole genome shotgun sequence genome:
- the LOC142027803 gene encoding T-cell activation Rho GTPase-activating protein-like translates to MGLPWPFAHRRTLAAAQAPGQVGSGCSRALFGQPLAALCGEDGSLPRPIQEMLAVLHKEGPSTEGIFRRAAGRTEFRELREALDHGADVDLGSQPALLLAVILKDFLRSIPAKLLVTDLYEDWMAAMQKSGKEEKVEELKAVAKKLPGANLVLLKRLLALLQHIGHNASSSRMTASNLAICLGPNLLSPPNEDVLPLEAMLAVTEKVNVLVAFLIENCGDIFVEEMAGRSCPSAGESAAPMDRATDLHLEEQSGPAGRADKDHQAEALLHTPPASLLDVLKEAGGDAVVESEMSEVWQLHQGLPSYPRHGIPVFAELPETN, encoded by the exons atggggctgccctggccctttgctcatcgGAGGACCctggccgctgcccaggcgccagggcaggtgggctccggctgcagcagggcgctctttggccagcccctggcagccctctgcggggaggacggctccctgccccggcccatccag gagatgctggctgtcctgcacaagGAAGGACCGTCGACAGAAGGGATATTCCGAAGAGCTGCCGGCAGGACAGAGTTTCGTgagctgcgggaggccctggaccACGGTGCGGATgtcgacctgggcagccagcctgcgctgctgctggccgtcatcttgaag gacttcctccgaagcatccccgccaagctcctcgtgacagacctctacgaggactggatggcagcgatgcagaagagcggcaaggaggagaaggttgaagagctgaaagc ggtggccaagaagttgcctggagccaatCTCGTCCTCCTCAAGcggctgctggccctcctccagcacatcggccacaacgcctccagcagcagaatgaccgccagcaacctggccatctgccttgggccaaatcTGCTGAGCCCACCTAACGAGGACGTGCTCCCCCTCgaggccatgctggcggtgactgagaag gtgaacgtgctggTGGCGTTTCTCATTGAAAACTGCGGTGACATCTttgtggaggagatggctggccgctcctgtccatcagccgGGGAGTCGGCAGCCCCCATGgacagagccacag acctgcatttggaagagcaaagtggccctgcaggcagagcagacaaggaccaccaggcagaagccttGCTGCACACACCACCCGCTTCTCTGCTGGATGTCCTCAAAGAAGCTGGGGGAGACGCGGTGGTGGAGTCCGAAATGTCAGAGGTATGGCAGCTCCATCAGGGGCTACCCTCCTACCCGAGACACGGTATCCCCGTGTTTGCTGAGCTGCCAGAAACGAACTGA